The following proteins come from a genomic window of Microbacterium sp. JZ31:
- a CDS encoding VOC family protein produces the protein MTPGLHHVEIWVASAERAAAEWDWLLDQLGWVRGSEWAGGFRWGAGRLHLTFTEAPLQSGDHDRRRAGLNHLAFRGGSRADVDRIMADAPGHGWTPLYQDRYPHAGGPDHHAGWLENASGFKVEVVAEPV, from the coding sequence GTGACCCCGGGCCTGCATCACGTGGAGATCTGGGTGGCCTCCGCCGAGCGCGCCGCGGCGGAGTGGGACTGGCTGCTCGACCAGCTCGGATGGGTGCGCGGGAGCGAGTGGGCGGGCGGCTTCAGGTGGGGTGCGGGCCGCCTGCACCTGACGTTCACCGAGGCTCCTCTTCAGTCCGGCGATCACGATCGGCGGCGTGCGGGGCTCAACCACCTCGCCTTCCGCGGCGGATCGCGTGCCGACGTCGACCGGATCATGGCCGACGCGCCCGGTCACGGGTGGACTCCGCTGTACCAGGATCGCTATCCGCACGCCGGCGGACCGGATCACCACGCCGGCTGGCTGGAGAACGCCTCCGGGTTCAAGGTCGAGGTCGTCGCCGAACCCGTGTGA
- a CDS encoding GH1 family beta-glucosidase, with protein sequence MTTSPRTFPHEFLFGAATAAYQIEGAAFEDGRTASIWDHFSRIPGAVINADNGDVATDHYHRYREDVALMKQLGLQTYRFSTSWSRVRPDGGAVNQKGIDFYSRLVDELLGAGILPWLTLHHWDMPQALEEKGGWVSRDTVDRFLEYALSVHDALGDRVTKWTTHNEPWCSSFLSYTGGEHAPGHQSVREGLLASHHLLLSHGRTVEELRARDAALEFGITLNLTNGEPVDPADPADRDAARRVDGQFNRWFLDPIFRGQYPADIVADIRAVDADAVAAFEAAVQDGDLAVVSTPLDFLGVNYYHGEYVTGHVPANPAPKGEAPTDWPKRSPFPAMQGVHWAERGFARTTMNWEVDFAGLTNLLNRVSADYAQPAGVPLYVTENGAAYDDELVDGQVHDGERLEFVRGHVAAVLDAIDAGTDVRGYFYWSLLDNYEWAWGYEKRFGIVRVDYDTQVRTIKDSGREYARIIAARSVEGSGIARAEAPVLG encoded by the coding sequence ATGACCACTTCCCCCCGCACCTTCCCGCACGAGTTCCTGTTCGGCGCCGCGACCGCCGCCTACCAGATCGAGGGCGCCGCCTTCGAGGACGGGCGCACGGCGTCGATCTGGGACCACTTCAGCCGGATCCCGGGTGCCGTCATCAACGCCGACAACGGCGATGTCGCGACGGATCACTACCACCGGTACCGCGAGGACGTCGCGCTCATGAAGCAGCTGGGGCTGCAGACGTACCGGTTCTCCACGTCGTGGTCGCGCGTGCGGCCCGACGGGGGAGCGGTGAATCAGAAGGGCATCGACTTCTACAGCCGCCTCGTCGACGAGCTGCTCGGCGCGGGCATCCTGCCGTGGCTCACGCTGCACCACTGGGACATGCCGCAGGCGCTCGAGGAGAAGGGCGGCTGGGTCTCCCGCGACACGGTGGACCGCTTCCTCGAGTACGCGCTGTCGGTGCACGACGCGCTCGGCGACCGCGTGACGAAGTGGACGACCCACAACGAGCCGTGGTGCTCGTCCTTCCTGTCGTACACGGGCGGCGAGCACGCGCCGGGTCACCAGAGCGTGCGCGAGGGCCTGCTGGCCTCCCACCACCTGCTGCTCTCGCACGGCCGCACGGTCGAGGAGCTCCGCGCGCGCGACGCCGCGCTCGAGTTCGGCATCACGCTCAACCTCACGAACGGCGAGCCGGTGGATCCCGCGGACCCCGCCGACCGGGACGCCGCCCGCCGCGTCGACGGCCAGTTCAACCGCTGGTTCCTGGACCCGATCTTCCGGGGGCAGTACCCGGCCGACATCGTGGCGGACATCCGCGCGGTCGACGCCGACGCCGTGGCGGCGTTCGAGGCGGCCGTGCAGGACGGCGACCTCGCCGTCGTCTCCACGCCGCTCGACTTCCTCGGCGTGAACTACTACCACGGTGAGTACGTCACGGGTCATGTCCCCGCGAACCCCGCGCCGAAGGGCGAGGCGCCGACCGACTGGCCGAAGCGCTCGCCGTTCCCGGCCATGCAGGGCGTGCACTGGGCCGAGCGCGGCTTCGCCCGCACGACCATGAACTGGGAGGTCGACTTCGCGGGCCTCACGAACCTGCTGAACCGCGTCTCGGCCGACTACGCCCAGCCGGCCGGCGTGCCGCTGTACGTCACGGAGAACGGCGCCGCGTACGACGACGAGCTCGTGGACGGTCAGGTGCACGACGGTGAGCGTCTCGAGTTCGTGCGCGGACATGTCGCCGCCGTGCTCGACGCGATCGACGCCGGGACCGACGTTCGGGGATACTTCTACTGGTCGCTGCTCGACAACTACGAGTGGGCCTGGGGGTACGAGAAGCGATTCGGCATCGTCCGCGTCGATTACGACACGCAGGTGCGCACCATCAAGGACAGCGGCCGCGAGTACGCAAGGATCATCGCAGCGCGCTCGGTCGAGGGATCGGGCATCGCGAGGGCCGAAGCGCCGGTCCTCGGCTAG
- a CDS encoding GNAT family N-acetyltransferase, whose protein sequence is MSEYEFSDDASRLDAEWIHRTLATHSYWARGRPRELQDAANAGSRCFGVYDGERQVAFARLVTDGATFGWLADVIVDPDRRGEGIGKLLVAGVAAEVDRLGLRRTLLKTDDAHTLYERHGWEPATPAGDWLVRERP, encoded by the coding sequence GTGAGCGAGTACGAGTTCTCAGATGACGCGTCGCGGCTCGACGCCGAATGGATCCACCGCACGCTGGCCACGCATTCCTACTGGGCGCGGGGGCGTCCTCGCGAGCTGCAGGATGCCGCGAACGCGGGATCGCGCTGCTTCGGCGTGTACGACGGCGAGAGGCAGGTGGCTTTCGCCCGCCTTGTGACGGACGGAGCGACCTTCGGGTGGCTTGCGGACGTGATCGTGGATCCGGACCGCCGGGGCGAGGGGATCGGCAAGCTGCTCGTCGCGGGAGTCGCCGCCGAGGTGGACAGGCTCGGCCTCCGACGCACCCTCTTGAAGACCGATGACGCGCACACGCTCTACGAGCGCCACGGCTGGGAGCCGGCGACACCGGCAGGTGACTGGCTCGTGCGCGAACGCCCCTGA
- a CDS encoding VOC family protein, whose amino-acid sequence MAIKLENVGIAVRDIEEAISFFTDLGLTVAGRDIISGEWADTAVDLDGNHARIAILQTPDGAGQLELFEYLHPDAIETEPTLPNEIGMHRVAFSVDDIDAALEIAARHGCHPLRGVANYRDVYRLTYLRGPSGIIVMLAQDLTKG is encoded by the coding sequence GTGGCGATCAAGCTCGAGAACGTCGGCATCGCGGTGCGCGACATCGAGGAGGCGATCTCGTTCTTCACCGACCTGGGCCTCACGGTCGCCGGTCGCGACATCATCAGCGGCGAGTGGGCCGACACCGCGGTGGACCTCGACGGCAATCACGCGCGCATCGCGATCCTGCAGACGCCCGACGGCGCCGGGCAGCTCGAGCTGTTCGAGTACCTGCATCCCGACGCGATCGAGACCGAACCCACTCTTCCGAACGAGATCGGGATGCACCGCGTCGCGTTCTCGGTCGACGACATCGACGCAGCGCTGGAGATCGCCGCGCGGCACGGCTGCCACCCGCTGCGCGGCGTCGCGAACTACCGGGATGTCTACAGGCTCACCTACCTGCGGGGCCCGAGCGGCATCATCGTGATGCTCGCCCAGGACCTCACGAAGGGCTGA
- a CDS encoding carbohydrate ABC transporter permease, with the protein MVTGTPEATSGRPPRRRSARGGVAGLGSRPGFLTYGLLTAFLVGSAYPLWWSFVVASGTNQTRSETLPLIPGGNFLANAARVFDAIPFWTALLNSVLVSTIITVSVVCFSTLAGYAFAKLRFRGRDGLMVFVIATMAIPTQLGIIPLFMVMRQFGWTGTIGAVIIPTLVTAFGVFFMRQYLVDVIPDELIEAARVDGANQFRTFLTVGLPAARPAMAILGLFTFMTAWTDYLWPLLVLSPQNPTLQTALSNLQSGFYKDYSIVLAGAVLATIPLLILFVVAGKQLISGIMAGAVKG; encoded by the coding sequence ATCGTCACCGGCACGCCCGAGGCCACCTCCGGGCGCCCGCCCCGCCGTCGCTCGGCACGAGGCGGCGTGGCAGGCCTCGGAAGCCGGCCGGGCTTCCTCACCTATGGCCTGCTGACCGCCTTCCTGGTCGGCAGCGCCTACCCGCTGTGGTGGTCGTTCGTGGTCGCGAGCGGCACCAACCAGACGCGCTCCGAGACGCTGCCCCTGATCCCCGGCGGCAACTTCCTGGCGAACGCCGCCAGGGTCTTCGACGCGATCCCGTTCTGGACGGCGCTGCTGAACTCGGTGCTTGTCTCGACGATCATCACCGTGTCCGTCGTGTGCTTCTCGACGCTCGCGGGGTACGCGTTCGCCAAGCTGCGCTTCCGCGGCCGCGACGGGCTGATGGTGTTCGTCATCGCGACCATGGCGATCCCGACCCAGCTGGGCATCATCCCGTTGTTCATGGTCATGCGGCAGTTCGGCTGGACCGGCACGATCGGCGCCGTGATCATCCCGACGCTCGTGACGGCGTTCGGTGTGTTCTTCATGCGCCAGTACCTCGTCGACGTGATCCCGGACGAGCTCATCGAGGCGGCGCGCGTGGACGGCGCGAACCAGTTCCGCACGTTCCTGACCGTGGGCCTGCCCGCCGCGCGGCCCGCCATGGCGATCCTCGGCCTGTTCACGTTCATGACCGCCTGGACCGACTACCTGTGGCCGCTGCTGGTGCTGAGCCCGCAGAACCCCACGCTGCAGACCGCGCTGAGCAACCTGCAGTCGGGCTTCTACAAGGACTACTCGATCGTGCTCGCGGGCGCCGTCCTCGCGACGATCCCGCTGCTCATCCTGTTCGTCGTTGCGGGCAAGCAACTCATCAGCGGCATCATGGCCGGAGCCGTCAAGGGCTGA
- a CDS encoding LacI family DNA-binding transcriptional regulator, translating to MERPSTTLPRAGATRGSTAATIEEVAARAGVSRSTVSRVLGGGDRVSPAALESVRRAIDELAYVPNRAARSLASRQTLAIALVVPEDTKRFFGDPFFAAIVGGINGRLASTEYLLNLFIASGDPGDKTTNYLVGGNVDGALIVSHHASNTFLERIHRAVPVVFGGRPVAADGSGYYFVDVDNVEGGRIATRYLVERGHRRVGTITGPLDMAVGSDRLQGYREVLAEAGLPAGSAENGDFTVEGGAAAMVRILAAGDPPDALFVASDLMARGALGVLQARGLRVPDDLAIVSFDDSPVATEMAPRLTTVRQPSREQGEAMTDVLLARLAGEEPPHATILQAELVIRETA from the coding sequence ATGGAACGACCCAGCACCACGCTTCCTCGAGCGGGAGCCACGCGGGGGTCGACCGCGGCGACGATCGAGGAGGTCGCGGCGCGCGCCGGGGTCTCCCGGTCCACCGTGTCGCGCGTGCTGGGTGGCGGCGACCGCGTCAGTCCCGCGGCGCTCGAGTCGGTGCGCCGCGCGATCGACGAGCTGGCCTACGTCCCCAACCGGGCGGCGCGCTCCCTCGCCAGCAGGCAGACGCTCGCGATCGCCCTGGTCGTGCCCGAGGACACCAAGCGCTTCTTCGGCGACCCGTTCTTCGCCGCGATCGTCGGCGGGATCAACGGCCGGCTCGCGTCCACCGAATACCTGCTGAACCTCTTCATCGCGTCGGGCGACCCGGGCGACAAGACCACGAACTATCTCGTGGGCGGCAACGTCGACGGCGCGCTGATCGTGTCGCACCACGCGTCGAACACGTTCCTCGAGCGGATCCATCGCGCGGTTCCCGTCGTGTTCGGTGGCCGACCGGTCGCGGCCGACGGTTCCGGCTATTACTTCGTGGACGTCGACAACGTCGAGGGAGGCCGGATCGCCACGCGCTACCTCGTCGAGCGCGGCCACCGCCGCGTCGGGACGATCACGGGCCCGCTCGACATGGCGGTGGGATCCGACCGCCTGCAGGGCTACCGCGAGGTGCTGGCGGAGGCGGGCCTGCCCGCCGGGTCGGCGGAGAACGGCGACTTCACCGTCGAGGGCGGTGCGGCCGCGATGGTCCGGATCCTCGCGGCCGGCGATCCCCCCGATGCGCTGTTCGTGGCGAGCGACCTGATGGCACGCGGTGCGCTCGGCGTGCTGCAGGCGCGCGGCCTGCGCGTTCCCGACGACCTCGCGATCGTGAGCTTCGACGACTCTCCCGTCGCGACCGAGATGGCGCCGCGGCTGACGACCGTGCGGCAGCCTTCGCGGGAGCAGGGCGAGGCGATGACCGACGTGCTCCTCGCCCGACTCGCGGGCGAGGAGCCGCCGCATGCGACCATCCTGCAGGCCGAGCTGGTCATCCGGGAGACGGCCTGA
- a CDS encoding tannase/feruloyl esterase family alpha/beta hydrolase, which translates to MKKQLSTWLAAVSLGASAVLLLTGGAVAPATPAAPVAGAPAAATHPDPATRNKPGPLTERKCASLDGHTIRARDIGLPTRGAVVETATWQDGYCAVTGWIRAVSAPQDMQFRVNLPARWNGRALQYGGGGFDGTLVTATGPYTAQPSGTPTPLQQGWVTLGSDGGHQGGAGFDGSFQTDPELLRNFGQWSVKKAHDAAWHVIRAAYGQTPKWSYFIGGSQGGHEGLDAAARYPKDYDGVIANYPAYNVTMMHIGAVNFRDALLIDGGAGWMNPAEVRTLTDAVYATCDPLDGAEDGIVSDVEGCDAVFHAETVRCPGGADTGDDCLSDSQLAAVEKMSTDYDLGIDIEGNSIFAKSALLQGALYQGFAGFGSGPYAQGLQFSVLDATSRYGVSGGDPAHDTYTFDPADHVERIQELGEIMDVTDVSLQRFAAYGGKVILTHGTIDDFITPHNTVQYYERLQDRYGKRLDRFLRFYMVPGWGHGQGVFAAQYDGLSAIVDWVENRDAPEHLVARDGNVGADRTRPMCEYPAWPQYKGRGSLDTASSFRCVEG; encoded by the coding sequence ATGAAGAAGCAGCTGTCCACGTGGCTCGCGGCCGTCTCACTCGGCGCGTCGGCCGTCCTGCTCCTGACCGGCGGCGCCGTCGCCCCGGCCACGCCCGCCGCTCCGGTTGCGGGGGCGCCGGCCGCGGCGACGCATCCCGATCCCGCCACGCGCAACAAGCCCGGTCCGCTGACGGAGCGGAAGTGCGCGTCGCTCGACGGCCACACGATCCGGGCGAGGGACATCGGCCTTCCCACGCGCGGCGCTGTCGTCGAGACCGCCACCTGGCAGGACGGATACTGCGCGGTCACGGGATGGATCCGCGCGGTCAGCGCGCCGCAGGACATGCAGTTCCGCGTCAACCTGCCCGCCCGGTGGAACGGACGCGCGCTGCAGTACGGCGGGGGCGGCTTCGACGGCACGCTCGTCACGGCGACCGGCCCCTACACGGCGCAGCCGTCCGGCACCCCCACGCCGCTGCAGCAGGGCTGGGTCACGCTCGGCAGCGACGGCGGTCACCAGGGCGGAGCCGGCTTCGACGGCAGCTTCCAGACCGACCCGGAGTTGCTGCGGAACTTCGGGCAGTGGTCGGTGAAGAAGGCGCACGACGCCGCGTGGCACGTCATCCGCGCCGCGTACGGCCAGACGCCGAAGTGGTCGTACTTCATCGGGGGCTCGCAGGGCGGTCACGAGGGGCTCGATGCCGCCGCGCGCTATCCGAAGGACTACGACGGCGTCATCGCGAACTATCCCGCGTACAACGTCACGATGATGCACATCGGCGCCGTGAACTTCCGCGACGCGCTGCTGATCGACGGCGGCGCCGGATGGATGAACCCGGCCGAGGTGCGCACGCTCACCGACGCCGTATACGCGACGTGCGACCCCCTCGACGGCGCCGAGGACGGCATCGTGAGCGACGTCGAGGGCTGCGATGCGGTGTTCCACGCCGAGACGGTGCGGTGTCCCGGCGGCGCCGACACGGGGGATGACTGCCTCTCGGACAGCCAGCTCGCGGCGGTGGAGAAGATGAGCACCGACTACGACCTCGGGATCGACATCGAGGGCAACAGCATCTTCGCCAAGAGCGCGCTGCTGCAGGGCGCGCTGTACCAGGGCTTCGCGGGGTTCGGCAGTGGCCCGTACGCCCAGGGGCTGCAGTTCTCGGTGCTCGACGCGACGTCGCGCTACGGCGTCTCGGGCGGAGACCCGGCCCACGACACGTACACGTTCGACCCGGCGGACCACGTCGAGCGGATCCAGGAGCTGGGCGAGATCATGGACGTCACGGACGTCTCCCTGCAGCGCTTCGCGGCGTACGGCGGCAAGGTGATCCTGACGCACGGCACGATCGACGACTTCATCACGCCGCACAACACGGTGCAGTACTACGAGCGGCTGCAGGATCGGTACGGCAAGCGCCTCGATCGCTTCCTGAGGTTCTACATGGTGCCCGGCTGGGGACACGGCCAGGGCGTCTTCGCGGCGCAGTACGACGGCCTGTCCGCGATCGTCGACTGGGTCGAGAACCGGGACGCGCCCGAGCACCTCGTCGCGCGCGACGGCAACGTCGGCGCCGACCGCACGCGACCGATGTGCGAGTACCCCGCGTGGCCGCAGTACAAGGGCAGGGGATCGCTCGACACGGCGTCGTCCTTCCGGTGCGTGGAGGGCTGA
- a CDS encoding uracil-xanthine permease family protein: MPLWTLHGNGRTVEPGSVVAPSERLNWPATVAMGVQHVVAMFGATFLVPTITGFPVSTTLLFSGIGTLLFLLITRNRLPSYLGSSFAFIAPITAATASGGMGSALAGVVAVGVLLALVGVVVQVAGLGWVDKLMPPVVAGAIVALIGFNLAPTAWLNYKVDALTATVTLAAVILFSVLFKGFLGRISIFLGVIVGYVFAALTGKLDFSKVGDADWIGLPEFHLPDFATAGTWSTIAMFLPVVLVLVAENVGHVRGVATMTDASVNQHTGRALIADGVATTLAGVGGGSGTTTYGENIGVMAATRVYSTAVYWVAGIVAILLAFSPKIGAIFNSIPAGVLGGVTTALYGLIGIIGIKIWVDNRVDFSRPVNQYTAAVALVIGIAGFTMQWDAFQLGGIVLGTIAALAIYHLGNLIARARKSGADDGGPIPAVGPLGGDPQD, from the coding sequence ATGCCCCTGTGGACACTCCACGGCAACGGCCGCACGGTCGAGCCCGGCAGCGTCGTCGCGCCGAGCGAGCGCCTGAACTGGCCCGCGACGGTCGCGATGGGCGTGCAGCACGTCGTCGCGATGTTCGGCGCCACGTTCCTCGTGCCGACCATCACGGGCTTCCCCGTGTCGACCACGCTGCTGTTCAGCGGTATCGGCACGCTGCTGTTCCTGCTCATCACGCGCAACCGCCTGCCCAGCTACCTCGGCTCCTCCTTCGCGTTCATTGCGCCGATCACGGCCGCGACGGCGTCCGGCGGCATGGGCTCCGCGCTCGCGGGCGTGGTCGCGGTGGGCGTGCTGCTCGCCCTGGTGGGCGTCGTGGTGCAGGTCGCGGGTCTCGGCTGGGTCGACAAGCTCATGCCGCCGGTGGTCGCGGGTGCGATCGTGGCACTGATCGGCTTCAACCTCGCACCCACGGCGTGGCTGAACTACAAGGTCGACGCGCTCACCGCCACGGTCACGCTCGCCGCCGTCATCCTGTTCTCCGTGCTGTTCAAGGGCTTCCTCGGCCGGATCTCGATCTTCCTCGGCGTGATCGTCGGATACGTGTTCGCGGCTCTCACGGGCAAGCTCGACTTCAGCAAGGTTGGCGACGCCGACTGGATCGGCCTGCCCGAGTTCCATCTGCCCGACTTCGCGACGGCCGGCACCTGGTCGACCATCGCGATGTTCCTGCCCGTGGTGCTGGTGCTCGTGGCGGAGAACGTCGGCCACGTGCGCGGCGTCGCGACCATGACGGACGCGTCCGTGAACCAGCACACCGGCCGCGCGCTGATCGCCGACGGCGTCGCGACCACCCTGGCGGGCGTCGGCGGCGGATCCGGCACCACGACCTACGGCGAGAACATCGGCGTCATGGCCGCGACCCGGGTGTACTCGACCGCCGTCTACTGGGTGGCGGGCATCGTGGCCATCCTGCTCGCGTTCTCGCCCAAGATCGGCGCGATCTTCAACTCGATCCCCGCCGGCGTGCTCGGCGGCGTCACGACCGCGCTGTACGGCCTGATCGGGATCATCGGCATCAAGATCTGGGTCGACAACCGCGTCGATTTCTCGCGTCCCGTGAACCAGTACACCGCCGCGGTCGCGCTCGTGATCGGCATCGCCGGCTTCACGATGCAGTGGGACGCGTTCCAGCTCGGTGGCATCGTGCTCGGCACGATCGCGGCGCTGGCGATCTACCACCTCGGCAACCTCATCGCCCGCGCCCGCAAGTCCGGCGCGGACGACGGCGGTCCCATCCCCGCGGTGGGTCCGCTCGGCGGCGACCCGCAGGACTGA
- a CDS encoding carbohydrate ABC transporter permease, translating into MTTTLSAQTTRPNVPPPAPSFRQRLSRFDLKASPYFYVSPFFLLFALTGLFPLAYTAYVSVHEWDLLRGQGEFVGLGNFAELLADGMFWNSIFNTVSIFVLSAIPQLLVAIVVAYLLDQGLRAPTFWRMGVLLPFVVTPVAVALIFSSVFNEADGLANNLVNLIGIADLEWKHDKFLSHLAIAIMVNFRWTGYNALILLAAMQAVPRDLYESAALDGAGSVRRFLSITIPSIRPTLIFVIITATIGGLQIFAEPKLLDVANAGGIGGSDRQFQTTVLFMWELAFFRRNFGEASAVAWLLFLLIVGIGLINFFLSRRIATGDGARPNRRARRAAKEAVK; encoded by the coding sequence ATGACCACCACGCTGTCCGCGCAGACCACGCGCCCGAACGTGCCGCCGCCGGCGCCGTCGTTCCGGCAGAGGCTCTCGCGCTTCGACCTCAAGGCGTCGCCGTACTTCTACGTGTCGCCCTTCTTCCTTCTGTTCGCGCTCACCGGCCTGTTCCCGCTCGCGTACACCGCCTACGTCTCGGTGCACGAATGGGACCTGCTGCGGGGGCAGGGCGAGTTCGTGGGACTCGGCAACTTCGCCGAGCTCCTCGCGGACGGGATGTTCTGGAACTCGATCTTCAACACCGTCAGCATCTTCGTGCTGTCGGCGATCCCACAGCTGCTCGTCGCCATCGTCGTGGCATACCTGCTCGATCAGGGCCTGCGTGCGCCGACCTTCTGGCGCATGGGCGTGCTGCTGCCGTTCGTGGTGACGCCCGTCGCGGTCGCCCTCATCTTCTCCAGCGTGTTCAACGAGGCCGACGGCCTCGCCAACAACCTCGTCAACCTCATCGGCATCGCCGACCTGGAGTGGAAGCACGACAAGTTCCTCAGCCACCTCGCGATCGCGATCATGGTGAACTTCCGCTGGACGGGCTACAACGCGCTGATCCTGCTCGCCGCGATGCAGGCCGTGCCGCGAGACCTCTACGAGTCGGCCGCCCTCGACGGCGCGGGAAGCGTGCGCCGCTTCCTCTCGATCACGATCCCGTCGATCCGCCCCACCCTGATCTTCGTGATCATCACGGCGACCATCGGCGGCCTCCAGATCTTCGCCGAGCCGAAGCTGCTCGACGTCGCCAACGCGGGCGGCATCGGCGGCTCCGATCGGCAGTTCCAGACGACCGTGCTCTTCATGTGGGAGCTGGCGTTCTTCCGCCGCAACTTCGGCGAGGCGTCGGCGGTGGCATGGCTGCTGTTCCTGCTGATCGTGGGCATCGGCCTCATCAACTTCTTCCTCTCACGCCGGATCGCCACGGGCGACGGCGCGAGGCCGAACCGCAGGGCCCGGCGCGCTGCAAAGGAGGCCGTCAAGTGA
- a CDS encoding PLD nuclease N-terminal domain-containing protein, producing the protein MPLLFSLLVLAFSVVTLIDIVTRDEGQVKHLPKIAWILLAILLPIVGGIVWWAAGREYPERPVRAPRTAMPAPVRIVDDRRMDRRTTEQQLADLEREIEADRLRAEIARRRTERDEA; encoded by the coding sequence ATGCCGTTGCTCTTCTCGCTGCTGGTGCTGGCGTTCTCCGTCGTCACGCTGATCGACATCGTCACGCGGGACGAGGGGCAGGTGAAGCACCTGCCGAAGATCGCGTGGATCCTCCTGGCGATCCTGCTGCCGATCGTGGGCGGCATCGTGTGGTGGGCCGCGGGGCGCGAGTACCCCGAGCGCCCCGTCCGCGCCCCGCGGACGGCGATGCCCGCGCCGGTGCGGATCGTCGACGACCGCAGGATGGACCGCCGCACGACCGAGCAGCAGCTCGCCGACCTCGAGCGCGAGATCGAGGCCGATCGCCTGCGCGCGGAGATCGCGCGCCGCAGGACCGAGCGCGACGAGGCCTGA